A genome region from Nocardiopsis exhalans includes the following:
- a CDS encoding carboxymuconolactone decarboxylase family protein codes for MAEKRVVWAKKLPEVYKKLDEIDLILADHLDVHLLELIKLRASVLNGCAFCVDLHTQKALKEGESQQRLFLVSTWYEAGDRFTERERAALALTDEMTELGGTGVSDVAYEEAAEHFDETELAALMSAIAMINLYNRLAVTSQLHPKER; via the coding sequence ATGGCCGAAAAGCGCGTTGTATGGGCGAAGAAGCTGCCGGAGGTCTACAAGAAGCTCGACGAGATCGACCTCATCCTCGCTGACCACCTGGACGTCCATCTGCTGGAACTGATCAAACTCCGCGCCTCCGTGCTCAACGGCTGCGCGTTCTGCGTGGACCTGCACACCCAGAAGGCCCTGAAGGAGGGCGAGTCCCAGCAGCGGCTCTTCCTGGTCTCCACCTGGTACGAGGCCGGTGACCGGTTCACCGAGCGCGAGCGGGCCGCCCTCGCCCTGACCGACGAGATGACCGAGCTGGGCGGTACCGGGGTGTCCGACGTGGCCTACGAGGAGGCCGCCGAGCACTTCGACGAGACGGAGCTGGCCGCGCTGATGTCGGCCATCGCCATGATCAACCTCTACAACCGTCTCGCTGTCACCAGCCAGCTGCACCCCAAGGAGCGCTAG
- a CDS encoding MATE family efflux transporter — MSATPGSAQTPQVPQGPAESPELPKEPGLIARRIAGKALPLYLSMLSTLIGSAVTAAVLGNTSTVELAAYALVLAVFNPMIMVVHGTLRGSMPFFAENEDSPRALAPVVRDSLWLSLFLGGVGGLLILAVPVGARLIGVAEPTVAALGLYPLLMAGYVVLASVKNSTTVLMVALGHTKAVLALSLTAVALSLILTPLLVLGLGPFPELGLLGAGLAMLSMNVLTLGLNFAVVRRVTVLRGHRIGFGRPRWSGIGRMAKVGLPSGSTLLIKSGSLSVLAVVVARIGPQEAAVHQLVAVLLGMSFISCVAVGQATVPFTVRASRARSGTLVVRTVLASYLVSVPVVLISGALLWWAAGPLVWLFTDDPRVHAGVVALVPLLCLVGLLDALQSAPNSGMLGLKDTRPAVYAFAFSYGLLALVSVPAVELGGLTGLWSASAAAVASLVLLQWISFGRMCRKVGPSVTENPSTR, encoded by the coding sequence ATGTCAGCCACCCCGGGTTCCGCCCAGACCCCCCAGGTTCCACAGGGCCCCGCTGAGTCCCCCGAGCTTCCGAAGGAGCCGGGGCTGATCGCCCGGCGGATCGCGGGCAAGGCGCTACCGCTGTACCTGTCCATGCTGTCCACCCTGATCGGCAGCGCGGTCACCGCCGCGGTCCTGGGCAACACCAGCACCGTGGAACTGGCCGCCTACGCGCTGGTGCTCGCCGTGTTCAACCCGATGATCATGGTCGTGCACGGCACCCTGCGCGGGTCGATGCCCTTCTTCGCCGAGAACGAGGACTCACCGCGGGCCCTGGCCCCGGTGGTGCGCGACAGCCTGTGGCTGAGCCTGTTCCTGGGGGGCGTGGGCGGGCTGCTGATCCTCGCCGTGCCCGTGGGCGCCCGGCTGATCGGGGTGGCCGAACCGACCGTGGCGGCGCTCGGCCTCTACCCGCTGCTCATGGCCGGGTACGTCGTACTGGCCTCGGTCAAGAACTCCACCACGGTGCTGATGGTGGCGCTGGGACACACCAAGGCGGTGCTGGCGCTGTCCCTGACCGCTGTGGCACTCAGCCTGATCCTGACCCCGCTCCTGGTCCTCGGGCTCGGCCCCTTCCCCGAGCTGGGTCTGCTCGGCGCGGGCCTGGCGATGCTGAGCATGAACGTGCTCACCCTGGGGCTGAACTTCGCGGTGGTCAGACGCGTGACCGTCCTGCGCGGTCACCGGATCGGCTTCGGGCGGCCCCGCTGGTCGGGGATCGGGCGGATGGCGAAGGTCGGGCTGCCCTCGGGGTCCACGCTGCTGATCAAGTCGGGTTCGCTGAGTGTCCTGGCCGTGGTGGTGGCCCGGATCGGCCCCCAGGAAGCCGCCGTGCACCAACTCGTGGCGGTGCTCCTCGGGATGTCCTTCATCTCCTGCGTCGCGGTGGGGCAGGCCACCGTTCCGTTCACCGTGCGGGCGTCCAGAGCACGGTCCGGGACGCTGGTCGTGCGCACTGTGCTGGCGAGCTATCTGGTTTCGGTGCCGGTCGTGCTGATCAGCGGAGCACTGCTGTGGTGGGCCGCCGGGCCCCTGGTATGGCTGTTCACCGATGACCCCCGGGTGCACGCGGGGGTCGTCGCGCTGGTGCCGCTGCTGTGCCTGGTGGGGCTGTTGGACGCCCTGCAGTCGGCACCCAACTCGGGGATGCTCGGGCTCAAGGACACCCGGCCCGCCGTGTACGCCTTCGCCTTCAGTTACGGGCTGCTGGCGCTGGTCTCGGTTCCGGCGGTGGAGCTGGGCGGGCTGACCGGCCTGTGGTCGGCTTCCGCGGCCGCCGTGGCATCACTGGTCCTCCTGCAGTGGATCTCGTTCGGCCGGATGTGCCGCAAGGTCGGCCCCTCGGTCACGGAGAACCCGTCCACTCGTTGA